In the genome of Phacochoerus africanus isolate WHEZ1 chromosome 10, ROS_Pafr_v1, whole genome shotgun sequence, one region contains:
- the LOC125137457 gene encoding LOW QUALITY PROTEIN: uncharacterized protein LOC125137457 (The sequence of the model RefSeq protein was modified relative to this genomic sequence to represent the inferred CDS: inserted 3 bases in 2 codons) — protein MSGAHLEEEGSFCLQIPFRNQVGALEVQPSTVLVSKAPEHQPPGSLQRPPLAANSQGSRAKLQCPSIQNRKNVNPAKQTAGNTLRAFSWQRWAFRRAEVCNLDGGKIPGQAEAGRELTARVPSLPGKGPMGKGWGLSGSSNARTTSPRSWCALLRLRAGRAPDTVDAGRPRKGGDLALLXAHLGGTGWTGWTGRTGSAARRLNAFELLPRRPTPRGWDRGRAEGAPAFLQCARLAARRAVLPAASAALRLHGTLPRRGARASAACAPPPRDRTXPKALSRQTRRCTRTHTYTLTHTHKAPGRRPLWLARSGFRGAPRSSPSSSSSSGEGGSLLRGARAAGRKGEAARVPWALGAGLVPSHGGSRQLGVAGQGAGLAGGWVRARRRRRGRKKAERRGAPRLDCGGPSPPSGPLALLPRRLPHPGRAVGSERPGPRPRSLPLSASRLLLPPFPPPLPTFGRLRFLPRLSLKLRRSASSQNNKGRGGDARREGAREGGSRSPRGTLGSVVREAGEGSLAARRHWRREPPAGSSPGIAARPRREQRSGARSAEGARNV, from the exons ATGTCAGGTGCCCACCTGGAGGAAGAGGGCTCCTTCTGTTTGCAGATCCCTTTCCGGAACCAGGTCGGTGCTCTGGAAGTCCAGCCAAGCACCGTCCT CGTGTCCAAAGCTCCCGAACACCAGCCACCAGGCTCCCTCCAGCGCCCTCCTCTCGCAGCAAACAGCCAAGGCTCTCGGGCCAAACTCCAATGTCCCTCGATTCAAAACCGCAAAAATGTGAACCCTGCTAAGCAAACGGCAGG AAACACGCTGCGGGCGTTCAGCTGGCAACGCTGGGCCTTCCGAAGAGCCGAAGTCTGCAATCTGGATGGAGGAAAGATCCCCGGCCAGGCGGAGGCCGGGCGGGAGCTTACAGCCCGGGTCCCAAGCCTGCCGGGGAAGGGGCCCATGGGCAAGGGATGGGGACTGAGTGGAAGCAGCAACGCCCGC ACCACTTCGCCCCGCTCATGGTGCGCGCTTCTCAGGCTCCGCGCCGGGCGCGCTCCCGACACCGTCGACGCCGGGCGGCCGCGCAAAGGCGGGGACCTTGCTCTAC CGGCGCACCTCGGGGGGACGGGGTGGACCGGGTGGACGGGGCGGACGGGCTCCGCGGCGCGCAGGCTCAACGCGTTCGAACTTCTTCCCCGCAG GCCGACACCTCGGGGCTGGGACCGCGGCCGGGCCGAGGGCGCCCCGGCCTTCCTTCAGTGCGCCCGCCTGGCCGCCAGGCGTGCCGTTCTGCCGGCCGCCTCCGCCGCGCTTCGGCTCCACGGGACTCTGCCCCGGCGCGGAGCCCGAGCCTCTGCCGCCTGCGCTCCGCCCCCTCGGGACAGGAC TCCCAAAGCGCTCTCGAGACAGACACGACgctgcacgcgcacacacacatacacactcacacacactcacaaagcCCCCGGGAGGCGCCCACTCTGGCTCGCCCGCTCTGGGTTTCGGGGCGCCCCGCgatcctctccttcctcctcctcctcctcgggaGAGGGTGGGTCACTTCTCCGCGGCGCCCGGGCAGCGGGGAGGAAAGGTGAAGCCGCGAGGGTCCCGTGGGCACTGGGCGCGGGGCTGGTCCCGAGCCACGGAGGGAGCCGCCAGCTGGGCGTCGCTGGGCAGGGCGCAGGTCTAGCCGGAGGGTGGGTCCgcgctcgccgccgccgccgcgggagAAAGAAGGCGGAGAGACGAGGAGCTCCGCGGCTCGACTGTGGGGGACCGAGCCCACCGTCCGGTCCCCTCGCGCTCCTCCCGCGCCGCCTCCCCCACCCGGGGCGCGCGGTAGGTTCCGAGCGGCCCGGCCCCCGGCCCAGATCCCTCCCTCTCTCGGCCTCCCggctccttcttcctcccttccctcctccccttcccacgTTCGGCCGGCTCCGGTTTCTGCCTAGACTTTCTCTGAAACTCCGCCGGAGCGCTTCCAGCCAAAACAACAAGGGCCGGGGAGGAGACGCACGGAGGGAGGGagcgagagagggagggagccggAGTCCGAGAGGCACCCTGGGATCTGTAGTTCGGGAAGCTGGAGAGGGGTCCTTGGCCGCCCGGCGGCATTGGCGCCGGGAGCCCCCCGCGGGGTCCTCGCCGGGAATAGCGGCCAGGCCTCGGAGAGAGCAGCGCTCCGGGGCTCGGTCTGCTGAAGGAGCGAGGAACGTTTGA